One window of the Diospyros lotus cultivar Yz01 chromosome 12, ASM1463336v1, whole genome shotgun sequence genome contains the following:
- the LOC127787010 gene encoding cyclin-U2-1-like: MAVSMSSGPTLSPRKLRNDVYSYSYQEDSNIPLVISVLASLIERTMARNERIAKNCCWALSRNKRSMLVFDSSEAPDLTIQSYLERIFRYTRAGPSVYVVAYVYIDRFCQIHPQFRISASNVHRLLITTIMVASKYVEDMNYRNSYFARVGGITTKEMNRLELEFLFLMGFKLHVNVSVFESYCCHLEREVSVGGGYQIERALRCAEEIKSRQGQERGYDQIAHVLL, from the exons atggcCGTCTCTATGTCATCAGGGCCGACATTATCTCCAAGAAAGCTTAGGAATGATGTCTACTCCTATTCATACCAAGAGGATTCCAACATCCCACTGGTGATTTCAGTTCTTGCTTCTCTGATAGAGAGAACCATGGCCAGGAATGAGAGGATAGCGAAGAATTGTTGCTGGGCTTTGTCAAGAAACAAGAGATCAATGCTGGTTTTCGATAGCAGTGAGGCTCCAGACTTGACAATTCAATCCTATCTGGAGAGGATCTTTAGGTACACTAGAGCTGGGCCATCAGTCTATGTCGTTGCCTATGTTTATATTGACAGGTTTTGCCAGATTCACCCCCAGTTCAGGATCAGTGCCTCCAATGTTCATAGGCTTCTCATCACAACTATCATGGTGGCTTCCAAGTATGTGGAAGACAT GAATTATAGGAATTCTTACTTTGCAAGAGTTGGGGGAATAACCACCAAGGAAATGAACAGGCTGGAGCTAGAGTTTTTGTTCTTGATGGGTTTTAAGTTGCATGTGAATGTGAGTGTGTTTGAGAGCTACTGTTGCCATTTGGAGAGAGAGGTGAGTGTTGGAGGAGGCTACCAAATAGAAAGGGCCCTCAGATGTgctgaagaaatcaaatccaggCAAGGACAAGAAAGAGGATATGACCAAATTGCCCATGTCCTATTGTAA
- the LOC127813908 gene encoding protein transport protein Sec61 subunit beta, whose product MALSGAAPPRGSAAAAAANLRRRRTTSAGAAGGGGGGGASGTMLQFYTDDAPGLKISPNVVLIMSIGFIAFVAILHVMGKLYFVRREA is encoded by the coding sequence ATGGCTTTGAGCGGAGCCGCGCCCCCAAGAGGAAGTGCAGCAGCAGCTGCAGCCAATCTACGCAGGAGGAGGACGACAAGTGCTGGGGcagcaggaggaggaggaggaggaggagcaagCGGCACCATGCTCCAGTTTTACACCGACGATGCCCCGGGCCTCAAGATTTCTCCCAACGTTGTCCTGATTATGAGCATTGGTTTCATAGCATTTGTGGCCATTCTCCATGTCATGGGCAAGCTGTACTTTGTGCGCAGGGAGGCTTGA